One window of the Rhipicephalus sanguineus isolate Rsan-2018 chromosome 2, BIME_Rsan_1.4, whole genome shotgun sequence genome contains the following:
- the LOC125757487 gene encoding trithorax group protein osa-like, which translates to MAARKLLTQDYTTLSRHFCLAGAHTADTTRRIIPAWVTKPSDTRARRNFIEQLARSSHLAGSPAAAAAAAAAAAAAAAAAAAAAAAAAAAATPAVVLFTMP; encoded by the exons atggctgcacgcaagctgttgacgcaggattacacgacgctttcgcgccatttctgtctagctggtgcgcacactgcggacacaacccggcgcatcatacctgcctgg gtgacaaaaccttctgacacaagagccaggcgcaattttatcgagcaactggccaggagctcacaccttgcagggtctccagcagcagcagcagcagcagcagcagcagcagcagcagcagcagcagcagcagcagcagcagcagcagcagcagcagcagcagcaacaccggccgtggtgttgtttacaatgccgtaa